Part of the Kamptonema formosum PCC 6407 genome, GAAGTGGTGAGTAAATCGGGGGCGGAAGGCGTGCAGTGCATTGGCAGAGTTGGCGAGGGGATGGGTTTGGCGATTAAGGTGACGGATGGGGCGAAGCGGGCTAAGTATGCGGTGGCAATTCATTTATTGAAGCAGTTGGGCTGGATTAGTCCTGCGATCGCAGAAACTTTGTCAGAAACTTATATGACTTTAAGCGAATTTAAGCGTCTGGAGGTGGTGGGGGAATTATCGATGCTGTGATAGAAGCTATACTGTGATTAGATTGTGGCAATTCCTAGATTAAAAATGAAAAAAAAATTATTTATTTTTGATTTAGGGGTTGCAATTTTTAGAAGACCGCGTTATATTAATTAAAGCGACGCGGGATAGAGCAGCCTGGTAGCTCGTCGGGCTCATAACCCGAAGGTCAGTGGTTCAAATCCACTTCCCGCCATTTAATTAAACAAACTCTGTAATCTTTAATGGTTATGGAGTTTTGTTTTTTAGCCACTACTAGCTGGTTTCTTTGCCTAGCTACTTTCTATCAAATTTCTCTCAAACTCATTCCAAACTATCCTCAAAATAGTAGGTCAACCTACCTGATAAGCAAGTTAAAATAATATTTGTATACCAATAAGATTTGTTTATCACCATTGATGCCCTTTGAGTTATCAAGCTGACAAACTCACCAAATCCCCTCAGCAGTCTTCAGAACAAGCAATGATAAGTTAATATAAACTTATATAAATAAAAAATTGTATTTTATTATAGGTAGCAGCCAACCCAGAGCTAAGCCTGAGCTTTTAAACAACAGATGCAGATATTCTCAGTTAATTAGATTATTGAGAACAGAAAAATAATAGGAAGTAGGATAGTAAATAAGTGTTAAATAAAACTATAAAATGAATAAAAAAAGAGATTCAATTTAATGAAGCTACAGAAATAAAAGATTTACCCTATACTGCACTCAGTTAATCTGTCCATTAAAGACTTAAAGCCCTTATAACCTTCTTGATAACCTTCTTGACCATTAATTAGCTTTTGTTCCCAAGTATGAGCTGGAGTGTTATCTGTAAGCCAATTTAATAGAGGAAAATATCCTTCACAATAGCTCTTTTCTGTTGACAACTTTAAAAAACTAAAACATTTATAGTTTCTACTGTCTTTAACATAGTCTCTATTGCATAAAAAATCATATTTATTGCCTAAAGACTTATAATATTTTTGATCTGTTGGTTGTTTCCAGCCAACCTTAACAGTAAACAATGACCAGATAAAATCTTCATCTTCATCTTCATAAGTCCTTAAAATTTTTTCAAAAATTGACTTTTGTACCCTAAAACCCCAACCAAGTTTATTTTTGTTATTATCTGCCCAAGCCTTATCAATATTAGAAAGTAATTCACAATCTAAACTATTAATAAATGAAGGAGTGAGAATTCTAATTGTTTTTGATAAAGGAGGAGTGTAATAATGGTCATTCTTAGCATTTTTAGCAATCTCCTTGGCTGTTAATATATTTGCTTCTTTCCAGCAGTCACCACCAAGAAAACCATGTTTTACTAAAGCTCCAATATCAGAAAATACATTATTATAAGATGATTTTAATAATTCAATTTCTTGTAGATATTTTTGTTGACTCTTCCACATCTGTCTAGCCCAATCTATTTGTTTTATCAGTGCTTTGCTAATATCATCAGGGGTGAAAGAATACAGAGTTAAATCCCAAGCACATCTAGGACAGATTGTAGCTTGCTGCTCTGTAAGTGTATTTTGGCAAATAGGACATTCAACAGCCATATATAATCTCTATCTTAACTTTACAAGGTAGTTAAAAAGACTGTAGACTTTATAATCTACAGCCTTTAATTTTATTAATTTACTCTGCCTAATAACTCTTTTACCATATCTAACATCTCTTGGGCAGCTTCAGCCTTATTCTTCAGTATTGTATGCTCCTTTTTATGAATTTTATGAATTTTATA contains:
- a CDS encoding GUN4 domain-containing protein, with product MAVECPICQNTLTEQQATICPRCAWDLTLYSFTPDDISKALIKQIDWARQMWKSQQKYLQEIELLKSSYNNVFSDIGALVKHGFLGGDCWKEANILTAKEIAKNAKNDHYYTPPLSKTIRILTPSFINSLDCELLSNIDKAWADNNKNKLGWGFRVQKSIFEKILRTYEDEDEDFIWSLFTVKVGWKQPTDQKYYKSLGNKYDFLCNRDYVKDSRNYKCFSFLKLSTEKSYCEGYFPLLNWLTDNTPAHTWEQKLINGQEGYQEGYKGFKSLMDRLTECSIG